The following coding sequences lie in one Rutidosis leptorrhynchoides isolate AG116_Rl617_1_P2 chromosome 6, CSIRO_AGI_Rlap_v1, whole genome shotgun sequence genomic window:
- the LOC139852464 gene encoding DNA polymerase kappa isoform X2, translated as MTKIEETSSMAESSVKPWESYHTVFTNAKAGMDGVDKEKVQRVVYEMSKGSKYFENEERKEVYMKHKIQNMRAQCANLKPTDLSHYQKVADKRIVEFEATRDLSRIWLHVDMDAFYAAVETLSNPSLKGRPMAVGGMSMISTANYEARKYGVRAAMPGFIACKLCPELIFVPTDFKKYTHYSDLTRKVFHAYDPNFTAASLDEAYLDITQVCRERDMTGGEVAEELRQTVFEATGLTCSAGVAPNRLLAKVCSDINKPNGQFILPNDRDAIMTFISSLPIRKIGGIGKVTEHMLKDVFDIKTCEDLLQKSSFLCALFSPSSADFFISVGLGIGGTDAPQVRSRKSISSERTFSATKDEAFLHQKLVELAEMLSNDMEKEGLYGRTLTLKLKTVSFESYIRSSKDILKHASKLLKAESFVSLRLIGLRMSHFSKDKGGTLADPTQKTLLNFLKPGDINNREIVDDEEEQSDVKNGYEAEAAAAADCHEYADQSFDHLSEVDHHHNICISIDNNEEVEDVGLATHECKDQLNENTVGEHLVNESCEFDEHNVRNPNMLHGIGDNETGCSSSSSSSYNNSHKKETVVWLDDYKCSLCGVELPPTFVLERQEHSDFHLAEKLQDEEESGHNHHILLSKHRMLRQTEVAVGQSKGKKKQKHSPSNGKHIPIDAFFTKK; from the exons ATGACGAAAATAGAAGAAACGTCATCAATGGCGGAATCGTCTGTCAAACCATGGGAGTCATATCACACTGTTTTTACAAACGCCAAAGCAG GTATGGATGGGGTTGACAAGGAAAAAGTGCAAAGAGTAGTGTATGAGATGAGTAAAGGATCAAAATATTTTGAGAATGAGGAAAGAAAGGAAGTTTATATGAAACACAAGATCCAGAATATGCGCGCTCAGTGTGCAAACCTAAAACCTACTGATTTATCTCATTATCAGAAG GTTGCTGATAAAAGAATTGTGGAATTTGAAGCTACGCGAGATCTATCAAGGATTTGGTTGCATGTAGACATGGACGCATTTTATGCAGCTGTTGAAACCTTGAGCAATCCCTCATTAAAAGGCAGGCCAATGGCTGTTGGTGGCATGTCTATGATCTCCACTGCTAATTATGAG GCACGGAAATATGGGGTTCGTGCTGCAATGCCTGGTTTCATAGCATGTAAATTGTGTCCAGAGTTGATATTTGTGCCCACAGACTTTAAGAAATATACACATTATAGTGACTTAACTAGAAAAG TCTTCCATGCATATGATCCCAATTTCACGGCTGCTAGTCTTGACGAGGCATATCTGGATATCACTCAAGTCTGCAGGGAGAGGGATATGACTGGTGGAGAA GTGGCTGAAGAGCTTAGACAAACTGTGTTTGAAGCTACTGGTTTGACATGTAGTGCTGGAGTTGCTCCCAATCGCTTACTTGCAAAG GTGTGCTCAGATATAAATAAACCTAATGGACAGTTCATCTTACCTAATGACCGGGATGCTATCATGACATTTATATCCTCACTTCCCATACGAAAG ATTGGGGGAATTGGTAAAGTCACTGAACATATGTTAAAAGATGTGTTTGACATTAAGACGTGTGAAGATTTACTGCAGAAAAGCTCATTTCTCTGTGCACTATTCTCTCCTTCATCAGCAG ACTTTTTTATATCGGTGGGTCTAGGAATTGGAGGAACAGATGCACCTCAAGTTAGATCACGGAAAAGCATAAGCAGTGAGAGAACATTTTCTGCAACTAAGGATGAGGCGTTTCTCCATCAGAAATTAG TTGAACTTGCAGAGATGCTATCTAATGACATGGAGAAAGAAGGTCTATATGGACGAACACTGACACTGAAATTAAAAACTGTATCATTTGAG AGTTATATTAGGTCAAGTAAAGATATACTGaaacatgcttcaaagcttctcaAGGCTGAATCTTTTGTATCACTCAGACTGATTG GACTGCGCATGTCTCATTTCAGCAAGGATAAAGGTGGTACTTTAGCCGATCCTACTCAAAAAACGCTGTTGAACTTTCTAAAACCAGGAGACATTAACAACAGGGAAATTGTGGATGATGAAGAGGAGCAGTCGGATGTTAAAAATGGTTATGAAGCagaagcagcagcagcagcagattGTCATGAATATGCTGATCAATCTTTTGACCATTTGTCAGAGGTTGATCATCATCATAACATTTGCATATCAATAGATAACAATGAGGAAGTAGAGGATGTTGGACTTGCTACCCATGAATGCAAAGACCAG CTTAATGAAAATACTGTTGGTGAGCACTTGGTGAATGAGTCTTGTGAATTTGATGAACACAACGTGAGAAACCCAAATATGTTGCACGGGATTGGAGATAACGAAACTGgctgttcatcatcatcatcatcctcctaTAATAATAGTCATAAGAAAGAAACAGTGGTGTGGTTGGATGATTACAAGTGTTCATTATGTGGAGTAGAGTTGCCTCCCACATTTGTGTTGGAAAGGCAAGAGCATTCCGATTTTCATCTTGCTGAGAAGTTGCAGGATGAAGAAGAATCAGGGCACAATCACCATATTCTGCTATCAAAACATAG GATGCTGCGACAGACTGAGGTTGCTGTTGGACAAAGCAAAGGCAAGAAGAAGCAAAAACATTCTCCTTCAAATGGGAAGCACATTCCAATTGACGCTTTTTTCACCAAAAAGTAA
- the LOC139852464 gene encoding DNA polymerase kappa isoform X1, translating into MTKIEETSSMAESSVKPWESYHTVFTNAKAGMDGVDKEKVQRVVYEMSKGSKYFENEERKEVYMKHKIQNMRAQCANLKPTDLSHYQKVADKRIVEFEATRDLSRIWLHVDMDAFYAAVETLSNPSLKGRPMAVGGMSMISTANYEARKYGVRAAMPGFIACKLCPELIFVPTDFKKYTHYSDLTRKVFHAYDPNFTAASLDEAYLDITQVCRERDMTGGEVAEELRQTVFEATGLTCSAGVAPNRLLAKVCSDINKPNGQFILPNDRDAIMTFISSLPIRKIGGIGKVTEHMLKDVFDIKTCEDLLQKSSFLCALFSPSSADFFISVGLGIGGTDAPQVRSRKSISSERTFSATKDEAFLHQKLVELAEMLSNDMEKEGLYGRTLTLKLKTVSFEVRTRAVTLQSYIRSSKDILKHASKLLKAESFVSLRLIGLRMSHFSKDKGGTLADPTQKTLLNFLKPGDINNREIVDDEEEQSDVKNGYEAEAAAAADCHEYADQSFDHLSEVDHHHNICISIDNNEEVEDVGLATHECKDQLNENTVGEHLVNESCEFDEHNVRNPNMLHGIGDNETGCSSSSSSSYNNSHKKETVVWLDDYKCSLCGVELPPTFVLERQEHSDFHLAEKLQDEEESGHNHHILLSKHRMLRQTEVAVGQSKGKKKQKHSPSNGKHIPIDAFFTKK; encoded by the exons ATGACGAAAATAGAAGAAACGTCATCAATGGCGGAATCGTCTGTCAAACCATGGGAGTCATATCACACTGTTTTTACAAACGCCAAAGCAG GTATGGATGGGGTTGACAAGGAAAAAGTGCAAAGAGTAGTGTATGAGATGAGTAAAGGATCAAAATATTTTGAGAATGAGGAAAGAAAGGAAGTTTATATGAAACACAAGATCCAGAATATGCGCGCTCAGTGTGCAAACCTAAAACCTACTGATTTATCTCATTATCAGAAG GTTGCTGATAAAAGAATTGTGGAATTTGAAGCTACGCGAGATCTATCAAGGATTTGGTTGCATGTAGACATGGACGCATTTTATGCAGCTGTTGAAACCTTGAGCAATCCCTCATTAAAAGGCAGGCCAATGGCTGTTGGTGGCATGTCTATGATCTCCACTGCTAATTATGAG GCACGGAAATATGGGGTTCGTGCTGCAATGCCTGGTTTCATAGCATGTAAATTGTGTCCAGAGTTGATATTTGTGCCCACAGACTTTAAGAAATATACACATTATAGTGACTTAACTAGAAAAG TCTTCCATGCATATGATCCCAATTTCACGGCTGCTAGTCTTGACGAGGCATATCTGGATATCACTCAAGTCTGCAGGGAGAGGGATATGACTGGTGGAGAA GTGGCTGAAGAGCTTAGACAAACTGTGTTTGAAGCTACTGGTTTGACATGTAGTGCTGGAGTTGCTCCCAATCGCTTACTTGCAAAG GTGTGCTCAGATATAAATAAACCTAATGGACAGTTCATCTTACCTAATGACCGGGATGCTATCATGACATTTATATCCTCACTTCCCATACGAAAG ATTGGGGGAATTGGTAAAGTCACTGAACATATGTTAAAAGATGTGTTTGACATTAAGACGTGTGAAGATTTACTGCAGAAAAGCTCATTTCTCTGTGCACTATTCTCTCCTTCATCAGCAG ACTTTTTTATATCGGTGGGTCTAGGAATTGGAGGAACAGATGCACCTCAAGTTAGATCACGGAAAAGCATAAGCAGTGAGAGAACATTTTCTGCAACTAAGGATGAGGCGTTTCTCCATCAGAAATTAG TTGAACTTGCAGAGATGCTATCTAATGACATGGAGAAAGAAGGTCTATATGGACGAACACTGACACTGAAATTAAAAACTGTATCATTTGAG GTCAGAACTCGAGCTGTGACTTTGCAGAGTTATATTAGGTCAAGTAAAGATATACTGaaacatgcttcaaagcttctcaAGGCTGAATCTTTTGTATCACTCAGACTGATTG GACTGCGCATGTCTCATTTCAGCAAGGATAAAGGTGGTACTTTAGCCGATCCTACTCAAAAAACGCTGTTGAACTTTCTAAAACCAGGAGACATTAACAACAGGGAAATTGTGGATGATGAAGAGGAGCAGTCGGATGTTAAAAATGGTTATGAAGCagaagcagcagcagcagcagattGTCATGAATATGCTGATCAATCTTTTGACCATTTGTCAGAGGTTGATCATCATCATAACATTTGCATATCAATAGATAACAATGAGGAAGTAGAGGATGTTGGACTTGCTACCCATGAATGCAAAGACCAG CTTAATGAAAATACTGTTGGTGAGCACTTGGTGAATGAGTCTTGTGAATTTGATGAACACAACGTGAGAAACCCAAATATGTTGCACGGGATTGGAGATAACGAAACTGgctgttcatcatcatcatcatcctcctaTAATAATAGTCATAAGAAAGAAACAGTGGTGTGGTTGGATGATTACAAGTGTTCATTATGTGGAGTAGAGTTGCCTCCCACATTTGTGTTGGAAAGGCAAGAGCATTCCGATTTTCATCTTGCTGAGAAGTTGCAGGATGAAGAAGAATCAGGGCACAATCACCATATTCTGCTATCAAAACATAG GATGCTGCGACAGACTGAGGTTGCTGTTGGACAAAGCAAAGGCAAGAAGAAGCAAAAACATTCTCCTTCAAATGGGAAGCACATTCCAATTGACGCTTTTTTCACCAAAAAGTAA